In Micromonospora purpureochromogenes, a single window of DNA contains:
- a CDS encoding IclR family transcriptional regulator, producing the protein MRDPLAEPSDLIRSVSRALRVLESVGRAPKGLTVKQIARRCELTVATTYHLVRTLAYEGYVIRREDGTYIVGLEVADRYRELVTAFRGPPAVGETLRRAAADTGWSHYLGRFVGGQVAVTAVAEGARSPYLEDLVPGFDEGAHATALGKCLLATLTAEQRFRYLREYGMRPFTTATLTTVEAFEADLAAGDRRGMQLELGQFRQGVACAAVLVTPDKDMERRVVLACALPASEMMTSARVVRAKLLTVARAVADGIAADT; encoded by the coding sequence GTGCGCGACCCCCTGGCGGAGCCTTCGGATCTCATCCGGAGCGTCTCCCGCGCGCTACGCGTGCTCGAGTCGGTCGGTCGCGCCCCCAAGGGGCTGACCGTCAAACAGATCGCCCGGCGGTGCGAGCTGACCGTCGCGACGACCTACCACCTGGTCCGCACCCTCGCCTACGAGGGCTACGTGATCCGGCGGGAGGACGGCACCTACATCGTGGGGCTGGAGGTCGCCGACCGGTACCGGGAGCTGGTGACCGCGTTCCGGGGGCCGCCCGCGGTCGGGGAGACGCTGCGCCGGGCCGCCGCCGACACCGGCTGGAGCCACTACCTGGGCCGGTTCGTCGGCGGTCAGGTGGCGGTCACGGCGGTCGCCGAGGGGGCGCGCTCGCCGTACCTGGAGGACCTGGTCCCCGGCTTCGACGAGGGGGCGCACGCCACCGCGCTCGGCAAGTGCCTGCTGGCCACCCTCACCGCCGAGCAGCGCTTCCGCTACCTGCGCGAGTACGGCATGCGCCCGTTCACCACGGCCACCCTGACCACCGTCGAGGCGTTCGAGGCGGACCTGGCCGCCGGGGACCGGCGCGGCATGCAGTTGGAGCTGGGGCAGTTCCGGCAGGGAGTGGCCTGCGCGGCGGTGCTGGTCACCCCGGACAAGGACATGGAACGCCGGGTCGTGCTGGCCTGCGCCCTGCCGGCCAGCGAGATGATGACCTCGGCCCGGGTGGTCCGGGCCAAACTGCTCACCGTCGCCCGCGCCGTCGCCGACGGCATCGCCGCCGACACCTGA